In Desulfovibrio sp., the sequence GGGCGCGTGCGGCGCCGCATTGCCCCGCCGGACATGAGCGTGCTCGCCCGCCAGTACCAGGCCATGCGCACCTGGCCCGGAACCTCCTCCAGGCTCATGAAGCTTCGCGCTCCGGTGCTTCTCCTGGTCGGCAAGAAGGACTGGGTCTGCCCGCCCGAACTCAGCCAGAACATGCTCGAGTTTCTGCAAGGCGGCCAGGCCACCCTGGAGGTGGTCGACCACGGCTCGCATTGGATGATGCACCAGTTCCCGGAGGAGCTGGCCGCACGGGTGGACGCGTTTCTGGCAGGCTCGCGGTGCGCGGGCACCCCGCTTGGCAAAAAGCGCCCCTGAAGATGATTGTTCAAAACCACGTGGTATGAGGATTCATAGGAACCCCTTCTACCCGCCAGCCGCCAGGAGGCGACCGCAATGGCCGTGAACCATTGGCTCTTGAAGTCCGAGCCGGGATGCTATTCCATAGACGATCTGGCCGCGGAGCCGGGCCAGACCACCAGTTGGACCGGAGTACGCAATTTCCAGGCCCGCAACTTCATCCGCGACCAGATGTCCGAGGGCGACCTGGCCATCTTCTACCACAGCGTGACCGAGCCTTCGGCCGTGGGCACCATGCGCGTGGTGCGGGCCGCCCACCCCGACGAGACCGCCTTTGACCCGCAGGACAGCCACTACGACCCCAAGTCCACCCCGGAAAAGCCACTCTGGTTCTCGGTGGACGTCGCCTTCGTAGGTAAATTCGCCACCCCTGTGCCCCTGGCGGCCATGCGCCGCACCCCGGCCCTTGCAGGCATGGAGCTTCTGCGCCGAGGGTCGCGGCTGTCGGTGATGCCCATCACCAAGGAGGAGTTTGAGATTGTGTGCAGGCTTGGCGGGTAGGGCGGGGAGCGATTTGCCGGG encodes:
- a CDS encoding EVE domain-containing protein, with the translated sequence MAVNHWLLKSEPGCYSIDDLAAEPGQTTSWTGVRNFQARNFIRDQMSEGDLAIFYHSVTEPSAVGTMRVVRAAHPDETAFDPQDSHYDPKSTPEKPLWFSVDVAFVGKFATPVPLAAMRRTPALAGMELLRRGSRLSVMPITKEEFEIVCRLGG